One window from the genome of Scylla paramamosain isolate STU-SP2022 unplaced genomic scaffold, ASM3559412v1 Contig24, whole genome shotgun sequence encodes:
- the LOC135097527 gene encoding uncharacterized protein LOC135097527, with protein MNVLAKKFLSFQNVIVRQSSQLNSRALSVRLPPDKGPYIQHYLIEIHNEGSSYSLQASENRFDTLPSLITYYSQCCEELLAQLKLPRTIQEAKTRHELGSLSLLGQGTITMPKWKGFYDSQRNYKCEWERTFLWVKEAPDGRGDAYCKLFFCNLKPRLSIIQKHEQTEKHKMKQSVIRTTKPITVYPSGPSEDVKKTELELAVAISCHCSIKSIDHLGEIMKKHGKGSTLGKISLHRTKCSKLVTEVVSPAFKQELRNDIKGEKFAVLVDESTDISTEKHLCIVVRYFSKKEKKIMTELVGLVPVTEGTGAVLFDKIKTSVQDIGQSLSNCIGFASDGASVMVGHNNSVWTRIQEESPNCVLMRCICHSLALSNTAFFQ; from the exons ATGAATGTATTAG CCAAgaaattcctctcttttcagaACGTCATTGTACGACAGAGTAGCCAGCTAAACAGCCGAGCCCTCAGCGTGCGCCTCCCGCCGGACAAGGGACCCTACATCCAACACTACCTCATTGAGATCCACAACGAAGGCTCCTCCTACTCACTCCAAGCTTCTGAAAACCGCTTCGACACCCTTCCTTCGCTCATCACCTATTATTCTCAGTGCTG CGAAGAGTTGCTGGCTCAGCTCAAGCTTCCTCGCACCATCCAGGAGGCCAAGACCCGCCATGAACTCGGCTCTCTCTCGCTGCTCGGACAAG GTACCATCACAATGCCGAAGTGGAAAGGTTTCTACGACAGCCAGAGAAACTACAAGTGTGAGTGGGAAAGAACCTTCTTGTGGGTGAAGGAAGCACCAGATGGCCGAGGCGATGCATATTGCAAGCTATTCTTCTGCAATTTAAAACCAAGACTCTCCATTATTCAAAAGCATGAGCAGACGGAGAAGCACAAAATGAAACAATCTGTTATTAGAACCACAAAGCCTATTACTGTTTACCCCAGTGGTCCAAGTGAGGATGttaaaaaaactgaattggAGTTGGCAGTTGCAATATCTTGTCATTGCTCTATTAAATCAATTGACCACCttggtgaaataatgaaaaaacatggaaaaggaagtacacttgggaaaatatcattgcaCCGGACAAAATGCAGCAAATTGGTCACTGAAGTAGTCTCACCTGCCTTTAAACAGGAGTTAAGGAATGATATCAAAGGTGAAAAGTTTGCTGTGCTAGTTGATGAATCAACTGACATTAGTACAGAAAAACATTTATGCATAGTTGTTCGCTACttcagcaaaaaggaaaaaaaaattatgacagAACTAGTAGGACTTGTACCAGTGACTGAAGGAACAGGTGCAGTTTTGTTTGATAAGATTAAGACATCAGTGCAAGACATTGGTCAAAGCTTAAGCAACTGTATAGGATTTGCAAGTGATGGTGCATCCGTCATGGTAGGACATAATAATTCTGTATGGACACGAATACAAGAGGAGTCACCGAACTGTGTGCTAATGAGGTGCATTTGTCACTCCCTTGCCCTTAGTAATACAGCATTCTTTCAATAA